The Naumovozyma dairenensis CBS 421 chromosome 11, complete genome genome includes a window with the following:
- the MSO1 gene encoding Mso1p (similar to Saccharomyces cerevisiae MSO1 (YNR049C); ancestral locus Anc_6.375): MSATADRQNLWSKFTKSTKSFSTSFAHISISSEKDGDSPNSTIVHKALVKFYKKQEPFQGFPGWLGHKEDLPDEQKILKKQQEKQAHNHHHQHHHSTPVVSSTVSSGGGGFVSSLRRTGSSSLQQQSNEQEHHEDGNRPPIQRRTTAGMSFHSIYNKEPSPGVQKSQDIPRQQQNYSSASSSAIPLTSNNTSNNTYSQRASSNPTSQQQMRQNNEGAPTPSSSSSYQMMRDRLRRGNIRNNQSPF, from the coding sequence ATGAGTGCTACAGCAGATCGCCAAAACCTTTGGTCAAAATTCACCAAATCTACAAAATCATTTTCTACCTCCTTTGCTCACATATCGATAAGTTCTGAAAAGGATGGAGACTCTCCAAATTCTACAATAGTTCATAAAGCATTGGTTAAGTTTTATAAAAAACAGGAACCATTCCAAGGATTCCCAGGTTGGTTAGGTCATAAAGAAGATTTGCCTGATGagcaaaaaatattaaaaaagcaacaagaaaaacaagCTCacaatcatcatcatcagcatcatcaCTCTACACCTGTTGTATCATCTACAGTATCTTCAGGTGGTGGTGGATTTGTTTCAAGCCTAAGAAGAACCggttcttcttcattgCAGCAACAATCtaatgaacaagaacacCATGAAGATGGAAACCGTCCGCCAATACAAAGACGTACCACTGCTGGTATGTCATTCCatagtatatataataaagaacCCTCTCCAGGTGTTCAAAAATCGCAGGATATTCCTAGACAACAGCAGAATTATTCTTCAGCATCATCGTCAGCGATTCCCTTAACCTCAAATAATACCAGTAATAATACATATTCTCAACGAGCTTCCTCAAATCCAACAtctcaacaacaaatgcGGCAGAATAATGAAGGTGCGCCTactccttcttcttcgtccTCATATCAAATGATGAGAGATAGGCTAAGGAGAGGTAATATAAGAAATAATCAATCACCATTTTAA
- the AUR1 gene encoding inositol phosphorylceramide synthase (similar to Saccharomyces cerevisiae AUR1 (YKL004W); ancestral locus Anc_2.507) → MPSFFTRWFLSEKPYDGATVADLQTSLDPKITIDRLKSYQFTKKDLLHYTFLGGILLFVFITNPAKWIYKILFYIFMAICFIIPITSQFFFNALPIWAWLGLYFTSSYFPASKRPPITVKVLPAIETILYGDNLSNILATSTNKILDILGWIPYGICHFGAPFVVAIILFLFGPPTTLQSYAFAFGYMNLIGVIIQNIFPAAPPWYKNLYNLNPANYSMHGSPGGLERIDKLFHINIYTKGFTNSSVIFGAFPSLHSGCATMEALFFSYCFPNFKFIFIIYVVWLWWATMYLTHHYFIDLMAGSVISLIIFQYTKYNHLPLVDTSLFCRWSYATIEKYDQIKMNPLNNNSIEDLENYVENVPLQEIDFEIDDDNGHTEEEEQL, encoded by the coding sequence ATGCCATCCTTTTTCACACGATGGTTTCTTTCTGAAAAACCATATGACGGTGCTACTGTTGCTGATTTACAAACAAGCCTGGATCCCAAGATTACAATAGATAGACTAAAATCCTACCAGTTCACAAAAAAAGATCTTTTACATTACACATTTTTGGGTGGTATACTACTATTTGTCTTCATCACAAATCCTGCAAAATGGAtctataaaatattattctatATTTTCATGGCAATATGCTTCATCATACCAATCACTTCccaattcttcttcaatgcTTTACCCATTTGGGCTTGGCTTGGTCTTTACTTCACATCTTCTTATTTCCCAGCCTCCAAGAGGCCTCCCATCACAGTGAAAGTGTTACCTGCCATTGAAACCATATTATATGGAGATAATTTAAGTAATATCTTAGCTACTTCCACaaacaaaatattagatataCTCGGTTGGATTCCCTATGGAATATGTCATTTCGGTGCACCATTCGTCGTGGcaattattcttttcttatttgGTCCACCAACCACTTTACAAAGTTATGCATTTGCATTTGGTTACATGAATCTAATTGGTGTCATCATTCAAAACATTTTCCCCGCAGCTCCACCATGgtataaaaatttatacaATTTGAACCCAGCCAATTACTCCATGCATGGTTCTCCAGGTGGTTTGGAAagaattgataaattatttcatatcaatatatatactaaaGGTTTCACAAATTCATCTGTCATCTTTGGTGCTTTCCCATCATTACATTCAGGTTGCGCCACAATGGAAGctttatttttctcatATTGTTTCCctaattttaaattcatattcataatTTATGTCGTATGGCTTTGGTGGGCTACAATGTATTTGActcatcattatttcatAGATTTGATGGCTGGCTCTGTCATTTCTTTGATCATTTTCCAATACACTAAATATAATCATTTACCACTGGTAGATACCAGTTTGTTCTGTAGATGGTCATATGcaactattgaaaaatatgatcaAATTAAAATGAACcctttgaataataatagtattgaagatttggaaaattatGTGGAAAATGTCCCATTacaagaaattgattttgaaattgatgacGATAATGGCCATAcagaagaggaagaacaGTTATAG
- the MRP17 gene encoding mitochondrial 37S ribosomal protein bS6m (similar to Saccharomyces cerevisiae MRP17 (YKL003C); ancestral locus Anc_2.508) gives MLYELIGIVRILDPVMRHKEAKDVVTTIGKLIIQNRGVVRSIIPMKDTFQLPKIMKKDQEHHFQGYRFMMLFDSSAGVQSEILRTLKKDPRVIRSSIVKVNMGKELDVASSLDKVAGYKSILQKVNASSRQFS, from the coding sequence ATGTTGTACGAATTAATTGGGATAGTACGTATATTAGATCCAGTGATGAGACATAAAGAGGCGAAAGATGTAGTGACGACGATAGGGAAAttaattattcaaaatagaGGAGTAGTTCGAAGTATTATCCCCATGAAGGATACATTCCAATTACCcaagataatgaagaaggaTCAAGAACATCACTTCCAAGGGTATCGATTCATGATGCTTTTTGATTCATCTGCTGGTGTTCAATCAGAAATTTTAAGAACTCTGAAAAAAGATCCTAGAGTTATTAGATCTTCTATAGTTAAAGTTAATATGGGTAAGGAATTAGATGTTGCTAGTTCGTTAGATAAGGTTGCTGGTTATAAATCCATCTTACAGAAAGTTAATGCCTCTTCTAGGCAATTCAGTTGA
- the NDAI0K02400 gene encoding putative aminophospholipid translocase regulatory protein (similar to Saccharomyces cerevisiae CDC50 (YCR094W) and YNR048W; ancestral locus Anc_6.374) has product MIIENFPQFWKRTTGDNNEEDDKNKTAKKKSRRPLNTGFRQQRLKAWQPILSPQTVFPVLIFLACIFAPIGIGLMVSAINVQDLVVDYTQCHLLAIDTFTEIPSNLVSYHFKKKINSANKPAWRYISNGLDDDNVCQLKFEVPNNVKSPIYIYYKLTNFNQNHREYVESFDIDQLKGDAIPLASLDDNCDPLKGNDEDKIIYPCGLIANSMFNDTFSVKFISEDHINDDYNLSSQGIAWSTDKRHRYGKTKYNSSQIIPPPNWYKMFPNGYNDSNIPNLKEWEEFQVWMRTAALPTFYKKALQNEKDELMAGVYTMNITLNYPVMSFGGTKNFVMTTNSIVGARNISLGIVYLIVAGICTVFSVIFIMKVLFQPRSMNDHSYLDFTSSSSSSNNNNMNSRSNVVPSFEIESINDQNERRSMNSLPIREIL; this is encoded by the coding sequence ATGATAATAGAGAATTTTCCACAATTTTGGAAAAGGACAACAGGGGATAATAACGAGGAAGATGACAAGAATAAGACAGcgaagaaaaaatcaagaaggCCATTAAACACAGGATTTAGGCAACAGCGGTTAAAAGCGTGGCAACCAATCTTATCACCTCAAACTGTTTTCCCTGTATTGATCTTCTTAGCATGCATTTTTGCCCCTATTGGGATTGGATTAATGGTTAGTGCAATTAATGTTCAGGATTTAGTTGTGGATTATACTCAATGTCATTTATTAGCTATTGACACATTCACAGAAATTCCATCTAATTTAGTTTCATATCattttaaaaagaaaattaataGTGCTAACAAACCAGCATGGAGATATATCAGCAATGgattagatgatgataatgtttgtcaattgaaatttgaagTCCCAAATAATGTTAAGAGTCCAATTTATATTTACTACAAGTTGACAAATTTCAATCAAAATCATAGAGAATATGTAGAatcatttgatattgaCCAATTGAAAGGAGATGCCATACCATTAGCTTCACTTGATGATAATTGTGATCCATTGAAAGgcaatgatgaagataaaattATCTATCCATGTGGATTAATTGCTAATTCTATGTTTAATGACACATTTTCTGTCAAATTCATTTCTGAAGACcatattaatgatgattataattTATCTTCCCAAGGGATTGCATGGTCCACAGATAAGAGACATCGTTATGGCAAGACTAAATATAATTCTTCTCAAATAATACCGCCTCCGAATTGGTACAAGATGTTCCCCAATGGATATAACGATAGTAATATACCTAATTTAAAAGAATGGGAAGAGTTCCAAGTTTGGATGAGAACAGCTGCATTACCAACTTTTTATAAGAAAGcattacaaaatgaaaaagatgaattaatGGCAGGAGTCTATACCATGAACATAACATTAAACTACCCAGTAATGTCATTTGGCGGTACCAAGAACTTTGTTATGACTACAAATAGTATTGTTGGTGCAAGGAATATTTCATTGGGAATAGTTTATTTGATTGTTGCTGGAATATGTACAGTTTTCTCAGTAATTTTCATTATGAAAGTTCTTTTCCAACCAAGATCAATGAACGATCATAGCTATCTAGACTTTAcatcgtcatcttcatcttcgaataataataatatgaataGTAGATCTAATGTTGTTCcatcttttgaaattgaatcaataaACGATCAGAACGAAAGAAGGTCTATGAACAGTTTACCAATAAGAGAAATCCTATAA
- the FPK1 gene encoding serine/threonine protein kinase FPK1 (similar to Saccharomyces cerevisiae KIN82 (YCR091W) and YNR047W; ancestral locus Anc_6.371) gives MSSQHLGQPKQIHERNRSTSFSKLLSSKPWRKISNTNNTADYSTNHTPNTSNDNTTTSSSNNSSHLNLYPSRIQQQQDEDETAVRSRSPSYGNVSRLSKFKSIFYNTTTATTITTTTTTTVSSANSNKTRYMSPMTPVNFEGNHISNNRQEMEQEESFEEQLFPESPKLAHLANHFLDQSELANGPLPKNDKFISAHTSTRNSHENNLKQNRRRSPSTPIMPSHLISSSPSSSHNSRTNEPMVHENLRLTKPNANTIRIINNLSNISLNNIKENEEMGNLTDPSRNHGFHKDTDNDSFISASERLEIPASPFRNGSMTKSTNNANDDINESTDPQPFPSIILKTEDNDEVEDEQGDTTTPTPLPPPFSCSPRPQGIKGKKRQSTIRRTTSEMDTIPTFPQSASASSSSSQQNSFTANIKTKTNRSTSNLFVPPPRINHPEVEHEEGNIDTGPKRSHRLRTKSFSNKFKDITVSPQSFEKIKLLGRGDVGKVYLVKEKNTNRLYALKIFSKAEMIKRKKIKRVLAEQEILATSNHPFIVTLYHSFQTEDYVYFCMEYCMGGEFFRALQTRKTKCICEEDAKFYASEVTAALEYLHLLGFIYRDLKPENILLHKSGHIMLSDFDLSVQAKDAKIPVMKGMDESTIIDTKIVSDGFRTNSFVGTEEYIAPEVIRGNGHTAAVDWWTLGILIYEMLFGMTPFKGSNSNETFSNILKNDVSFPNNNDISRNCKDLIKKLLCKNENKRLGSKLGAADIKRHPFFRKVQWSFLRNQEPPLIPMLSANGCDFTKLSSNKKNKNKVKDNKKNETNSKGLDIDPLEEQERSMFLEKVECDDEVSEEDPFHDFNSMSLMKQDNNSLIYVDSDSYGKVSYTPNKTRSRSNSHRTFFKR, from the coding sequence ATGAGCAGCCAACATTTAGGACAGCCCAAACAAATACATGAAAGAAACAGATCAACTTCATTCTCTAAACTTTTAAGCAGTAAACCGTGGCGGAAGAtttcaaatacaaataatactGCCGATTACAGTACGAACCATACTCCTAATACAAGTAATGATAACACTACAACgtcttcatcaaataatagCAGCCATTTGAATCTATATCCTTCAAGaatacaacaacagcaagatgaagatgaaacaGCCGTAAGGTCAAGATCACCAAGTTACGGTAATGTATCCAGATTGTctaaatttaaaagtatTTTCTATAATACTACTACTGCAACCACTATTACTACTACGACGACGACTACCGTATCATCGGCAAATTCTAATAAGACAAGATATATGTCACCCATGACCCCTGTAAATTTTGAAGGTAACCATATATCAAACAATAGACAAGAAATGGAACAAGAAGAGTCTTTTGAAGAGCAGTTATTTCCTGAATCACCAAAATTGGCACATTTGGCAAATCATTTCTTAGATCAATCAGAACTGGCTAATGGTCCACTACccaaaaatgataaatttatttctgCACATACCTCTACAAGGAATAGTCACGAAAACAACTTAAAGCAAAATCGTAGGAGGTCACCTTCAACTCCAATAATGCCTAGTCATTTGATCTCCTCTTCTCCTTCCTCATCACATAATTCAAGAACGAATGAACCAATGGTCCATGAAAATCTTCGTCTTACCAAACCAAATGCAAATACGATACGGATTATAAACAATTTGAgtaatatttctttaaacaatataaaagaaaacgAAGAAATGGGAAACCTGACTGATCCTTCAAGAAATCATGGTTTTCATAAAGATACCGATAATGATTCGTTTATTTCTGCTTCAGAACGTCTTGAAATTCCAGCTTCACCCTTTAGGAATGGATCAATGACAAAATCTACAAATAATGCTAACGACgatattaatgaatcaacAGATCCGCAACCATTCCCGTCAATCATTCTCAAAACTGAggataatgatgaagttGAAGATGAACAAGGAGATACTACGACACCAACACCATTACCTCCCCCTTTTTCCTGTTCTCCAAGACCTCAAGGGATAAAGGGCAAGAAACGACAATCAACAATCAGAAGAACGACGTCTGAAATGGATACAATTCCAACATTTCCGCAATCGGCAAGcgcatcatcatcatcatcgcAACAAAACAGCTTCACAGCAAACATTAAGACAAAAACGAATAGAAGTACAAGTAATTTATTTGTCCCACCTCCAAGGATAAACCACCCTGAAGTGGAACATGAAGAAGGAAACATCGATACTGGACCTAAGAGGTCACACCGGTTAAGAACCAAATCCTTCagtaataaattcaaagatataACAGTAAGTCCTCAATCTTTCGAGaagataaaattattagGAAGAGGTGATGTCGGCAAAGTTTACCTAGTGAAGGAAAAGAATACCAACAGATTATACGCGTTAAAGATTTTCTCCAAAGCTGAAATGattaaaagaaagaaaataaaaagagtTCTTGCGGAACAAGAAATTTTAGCCACCAGTAATCATCCTTTCATTGTAACATTATATCATTCTTTCCAAACTGAAGattatgtttatttttgtaTGGAATATTGTATGGGAGGTGAATTCTTTAGAGCCTTACAAACTAGGAAGACTAAATGTATTTGTGAAGAAGATGCAAAATTTTATGCAAGTGAAGTCACTGCCGCGTTGGAGTATCTGCATCTCTTGGGGTTCATTTATAGAGATTTAAAACCTGAGAATATCTTATTGCATAAATCGGGTCATATTATGCTTtctgattttgatttatctGTTCAAGCTAAGGATGCCAAAATACCGGTCATGAAGGGAATGGATGAGTCTACAATTATAGACACAAAGATCGTTTCCGATGGATTTAGAACTAATTCATTTGTTGGTAcagaagaatatattgcACCAGAAGTTATTAGAGGTAATGGACATACTGCCGCAGTAGATTGGTGGACATTGGGTATATTAATCTATGAGATGTTATTTGGTATGACGCCATTTAAGGGATCTAACTCTAATGAAAcgttttcaaatattttgaaaaatgatgtTAGTTTCcccaataataatgatatttcaaGGAATTGTAAAGATttaattaagaaattactttgtaaaaatgaaaacaaaagGTTGGGTTCCAAGTTAGGGGCTGCAGATATTAAGAGACATCCATTTTTCAGGAAAGTTCAATGGTCATTTTTAAGGAATCAGGAACCTCCATTGATACCAATGTTATCAGCGAATGGTTGtgattttacaaaattatcctctaataaaaagaataagaataagGTCAAagataacaaaaaaaatgagaCTAATTCGAAGGGACTTGATATCGATCCACTAGAAGAGCAAGAGCGATCGATGTTTTTAGAGAAAGTCGAATGTGACGACGAAGTCTCAGAAGAAGATCCCTTCCatgatttcaattcaatgaGCCTGATGAAACAAGATaacaattcattgatttatGTGGATAGCGATTCATATGGTAAAGTATCGTATACTCCTAATAAGACGAGGTCAAGAAGTAATAGTCATCGTACATTCTTCAAGAGATAA
- the RTT109 gene encoding H3 histone acetyltransferase RTT109 (similar to Saccharomyces cerevisiae RTT109 (YLL002W); ancestral locus Anc_5.217), with product MNGTIITKHDNTNANIGKSKSKSLLESLLQPVLPEDNKFEIFQLQNQPCQTYPLVTLPRKASSSSSTPPMTVKVQHFFTLSHNEKIIYALEIYVYINIPMNERSIFISKADTNGYSDIQLNIKDITKTILKYILSIDPNHYLQKVKPLERKKGKKSHCHRHRLIMHYTNVKDTLKILSNRLSKSFDKEKQAELLAASHSTLYLDLRFTNEQKTQLNTKICLFTRPAGFYLFTDSDKNPKKHNLNGSGLLKWWIRIIDQLINEEFIKQNTVAKLRVPGEDPMTVKRRFLYDQKTLQFNNWKHGDIFNGNDDDFAVSKIPLFPDDPKSRFIRELVQQYDEDATTNRMDLKTYWIELQERQEFKSSDLVSIIGVSGIVERLPKYIPAQEETLICSSNRQFKYIKSYVTGEEYDTEEGAMEAYLNVKDYLKWKYNKDILLVRGEKEKYESSRLKRANNVTITLLQPRKRVKK from the coding sequence ATGAATGGCACAATTATTACAAAGCATGATAATACAAATGCCAACATCGGCAAATCCAAAAGCAAGAGTTTGTTAGAATCTCTATTACAACCAGTTTTACcagaagataataaattcgAGATTTTCCAATTACAAAACCAACCATGCCAAACATATCCTCTCGTAACATTACCCAGGAAGGCAagttcttcatcatctacTCCTCCAATGACTGTGAAAGTACAACATTTTTTCACATTATCtcataatgaaaaaatcatcTATGCCCTTGAAATTTATGTATACATTAATATACCGATGAATGAAAGGTCAATCTTTATCTCAAAGGCTGATACGAATGGATATAGtgatattcaattaaatatcAAAGATATCACCAAAActatattgaaatatatcCTCTCCATCGATCCTAATCATTATTTACAAAAAGTGAAACCATtggaaagaaagaaagggAAAAAATCACATTGTCATCGTCACCGATTGATTATGCATTATACTAACGTTAAAGATactttaaagattttatcCAACAGATTGAGTAAATCCTTTGATAAGGAAAAACAGGCTGAATTGTTAGCAGCTTCTCACTCGACCCTTTATCTAGATTTGAGATTTACAAATGAACAGAAAACTCAATTGAACACAAAAATTTGTCTATTTACAAGACCAGCAggattttatttatttacagATTCAGATAAAAATCCAAAGAAACATAACTTGAATGGATCTGGGTTATTAAAGTGGTGGATTCGAATAATAgatcaattaataaatgaagaATTCATCAAACAAAACACTGTTGCGAAATTAAGAGTACCGGGTGAAGATCCAATGACTGTAAAGAGACGATTCTTGTATGATCAAAAAACTTTacaatttaataattggaAACATGGTGACATATTCAATGGAAATGATGACGATTTCGCTGTTTCCAAAATCCCATTGTTCCCTGATGATCCTAAATCAAGATTCATTAGAGAATTAGTTCAACAATACGATGAAGATGCTACTACCAATAGGATGGACTTGAAAACATACTGGATAGAATTACAGGAACGTCAAGAATTTAAATCGAGCGATCTTGTCTCAATTATTGGTGTTAGTGGAATCGTAGAACGTCTCCCTAAGTATATACCGGCTCAAGAAGAAACTTTGATATGTTCTTCTAATAGGCAATTCAAGTATATTAAAAGTTATGTCACTGGAGAAGAATATGATACCGAAGAAGGTGCAATGGAAGCATATCTCAATgtaaaagattatttaaaatggaaatataaCAAAGATATCTTGCTTGTACGTGGTgagaaggaaaaatatgaatcTAGTAGACTAAAGCGTGCTAATAATGTGACAATTACATTATTACAACCTAGGAAAAGAgttaaaaaataa
- the BYE1 gene encoding Bye1p (similar to Saccharomyces cerevisiae BYE1 (YKL005C); ancestral locus Anc_2.506) has product MSVRTSARSNKGQNKYMEAMAKEEQEQEQEQENPTIISTDDKEEYGEGNVRCPVCGTTDENYDPNTDTNGDMVQCDGCDMWQHIKCMTGGLEDIESLLTPDRKYFCEKCDPTKYPHLNLNHQNDDDQHPEYVNKNVGVQPHTKDEDGDYMPNINDNIHDLTDDKDQNLDDENVNNNNNSSSNPTNNNNNNNATITKRRKSAQSNSSNAKKRKSTSAEVPTSSSSSSIPAAERDSKMRVNALKMFNDLFMKFIIPETINAKLYELPQGKTIQLISNEFSKNLESELYKAWFDMEHDKLSKYYPEKVRNLFSNLKDPKNLNLKSHVINQSIPMSKLVRMSVSELANPDLQQFKEKVNTDSLNQLVIEAPTKPKYIKTHKGDELIENYDEGNDLDDSMDRINEDIIYEKNSIQTRKMNDLELHDTTNKAPSSSALPSSLSSSTSLNQQKINDNDNTIHSNDNGQDMDIDSNTDPETEQGQEEEQQQEQQQQENEKGVTINYPELGYIFSGNIKYHGISHSIKSQNVKQLNIFGNEYDPKGNYKLFAEGRLSSSKAFDYLDQIKSSSSRVILIYQLFQTNDHANGDDNGACSRLFDHLIEEKRVVGIRNKQKYEKIIYLIPHDRRNDQELLQIQNLIDENLTEIPISNDTILNDRTFFLVVVVKPEFIGKE; this is encoded by the coding sequence ATGTCTGTGAGAACATCTGCAAGATCCAATAAGGGTCAGAATAAATATATGGAAGCAATGGCCAAAGAAGAACaggaacaagaacaagaacaagaaaatccTACCATTATATCAACagatgataaagaagaatacGGTGAAGGAAACGTTAGATGTCCCGTATGTGGAACCACAGATGAGAATTATGATCCAAATACAGATACAAATGGTGATATGGTTCAATGTGATGGTTGTGATATGTGGCAACATATTAAATGTATGACTGGTGGTcttgaagatattgaaagttTATTAACTCCTGATAGGAAGTATTTTTGTGAAAAATGTGATCCCACCAAATATCCtcatttaaatttgaaCCATCAAAATGATGACGATCAACATCCTGAGTATGTCAATAAGAACGTAGGGGTGCAACCACATAccaaagatgaagatggagATTATATGCCAAAtatcaatgataatattcatGATCTTACTGACGATAAAGACCAGAATttggatgatgaaaatgtaaataacaacaacaatagtAGTAGCAACCCTaccaacaataataacaacaacaacgcCACAATCAcgaaaagaagaaaatcgGCTCAATCCAATAGTAGTAATGCAAAGAAACGTAAATCCACTTCGGCAGAGGTCCCCacttcctcttcttcctcttccaTACCAGCAGCTGAAAGGGATTCGAAAATGAGAGTAAATGCATTGAAAAtgtttaatgatttattcaTGAAATTCATAATCCCAGAAACAATAAATGcaaaattatatgaactACCTCAAGGTAAAACTATACAATtaatatcaaatgaattttcaaaaaatttagaaagtgaattatataaagcATGGTTTGATATGGAACATGATAAATTAAGTAAATACTATCCAGAAAAGGTTCGAAATttgttttccaatttaaaagatcccaaaaatttgaatttaaaatctCATGTAATTAATCAATCAATCCCCATGAGTAAATTAGTAAGAATGAGTGTTTCGGAATTAGCTAATCCTGATTTACAacaatttaaagaaaaggtAAATACAGATAGTTTGAATCAATTGGTCATTGAAGCTCCAACAAAaccaaaatatataaagacTCATAAGGGGgatgaattgattgaaaattatgatGAAGGTAATGATCTTGATGATTCAATGGATAGAATAAATGAAGATATAATATATGAGAAAAATAGTATTCAAACAAGGAAAATGAATGATTTAGAACTTCATGATACAACAAATAAAGCtccatcttcttctgcATTACCATCGTCTTTGTCTTCATCTACCTCATtaaatcaacaaaaaataaatgataacGATAATACAATACATTCGAACGATAATGGACAAGACATGGATATAGATAGCAATACTGATCCAGAAACAGAACAAggacaagaagaagaacaacaacaagaacaacaacaacaggaGAATGAGAAAGGTGTAACAATAAATTATCCAGAACTTggttatatattttcagGAAACATAAAATATCATGGTATTTCTCACTCAATTAAATCACAAAATGTCAAgcaattaaatatatttggtAATGAATACGATCCCAAGGGTAATTACAAATTATTTGCAGAAGGTAGGTTATCTTCCTCAAAAgcatttgattatttagatcaaatcaaatcatcatcatcaagagttattcttatttatcaattatttcAAACGAATGACCATGCTAATGGTGATGATAATGGTGCTTGTTCAAGACTATTTGATCATTtaatagaagaaaaaagagTGGTTGGAATAAGAAATAAACAGAAATATGAGaagattatatatttaatccCACACGATAGAAGGAATGATCAAGAACTTTTACAAATTCAAAACctaattgatgaaaatttaacGGAAATTCcaatatcaaatgataCAATTCTTAATGATAGGACATTCTTTTTAGTTGTAGTTGTAAAACCTGAATTCATTGGGAAGGAATAG